The Pseudomonas sp. DG56-2 genome contains a region encoding:
- a CDS encoding 2-hydroxychromene-2-carboxylate isomerase, with product MSKSVEFFFDLGSPASYLAWTQLPALCASHDAQLVYRPMLLGGVFQATGNASPAMVPAKARYVFADFQRFAKRYGVTLAFPPGFPINTLGLMRGTIAVQRYQPERFEAYLTALFQAMWVQQRNVADPYVLAAVLQEAGLDPEQIQAWTTEPEVKAALKQATDDAVARGVFGAPTCFVDEQMFFGQDRLEFVAQALG from the coding sequence ATGAGCAAAAGCGTAGAGTTTTTCTTTGATCTGGGCAGCCCGGCCAGCTACCTGGCCTGGACCCAACTGCCGGCGCTGTGCGCCAGCCACGATGCGCAATTGGTGTATCGGCCGATGTTGCTGGGCGGGGTGTTTCAAGCAACTGGCAATGCGTCGCCGGCGATGGTGCCGGCCAAGGCACGCTATGTGTTCGCCGACTTTCAACGGTTTGCCAAGCGCTATGGCGTGACTCTGGCCTTTCCCCCGGGCTTTCCGATCAATACCTTGGGGCTGATGCGCGGGACCATTGCCGTGCAACGCTATCAACCTGAACGCTTCGAGGCCTACCTGACAGCCTTGTTCCAGGCAATGTGGGTACAACAACGCAATGTCGCCGACCCGTACGTGCTGGCAGCGGTACTGCAAGAGGCAGGCTTGGATCCCGAGCAGATCCAGGCTTGGACAACCGAACCCGAGGTCAAGGCAGCGCTCAAGCAAGCCACCGATGACGCTGTTGCCCGCGGTGTCTTCGGCGCACCGACCTGCTTTGTGGACGAACAGATGTTCTTTGGCCAGGACCGTCTGGAATTTGTCGCCCAGGCGCTGGGCTGA